One genomic region from Cryptosporangium minutisporangium encodes:
- a CDS encoding SDR family NAD(P)-dependent oxidoreductase yields the protein MRIDDSSAVLVTGGASGLGLAAARRFAALGAAVVVLDLPGSDGEKVAADLGPRCRFVPADVTSESDVAAALDAVDETGVPLRAVVSCAGVATPGRILGRHGPHPLERYERVVRINLVGTFNVLRLAAERIAAVDPVDGERGVVVLTASIAAFEGQIGQAAYASSKAGVHGLTLCAARDLAQHRIRVCAIAPGTFETPMLLGLPEAARDSLGAQIPHPSRLGRPDEYADLVAAVVGNPMLNGETIRLDGALRMGPA from the coding sequence ATGCGGATCGACGACAGCTCCGCGGTGCTCGTCACCGGAGGCGCCTCCGGCCTCGGTCTGGCGGCCGCCCGCCGCTTCGCGGCGCTCGGAGCCGCCGTGGTCGTGCTCGACCTGCCCGGCTCGGACGGCGAGAAGGTCGCCGCCGATCTCGGTCCACGCTGCCGGTTCGTGCCGGCCGACGTCACGTCCGAGTCGGACGTGGCCGCCGCGCTCGACGCCGTCGACGAGACCGGAGTTCCGCTGCGCGCCGTGGTGTCCTGCGCTGGTGTGGCGACGCCCGGCCGCATCCTCGGGCGCCACGGTCCGCACCCGCTTGAGCGTTACGAACGCGTCGTCCGCATCAACCTCGTCGGCACGTTCAACGTGCTGCGCCTGGCGGCCGAGCGCATCGCGGCGGTCGATCCGGTCGACGGCGAGCGCGGCGTCGTCGTGCTCACCGCCTCGATCGCGGCGTTCGAGGGCCAGATCGGACAGGCCGCATACGCCTCGTCCAAGGCCGGCGTGCACGGCCTCACGCTGTGCGCCGCGCGCGATCTCGCCCAGCACCGCATCCGGGTGTGCGCAATCGCGCCCGGCACGTTCGAGACGCCGATGCTGCTCGGTCTTCCCGAAGCGGCCCGGGACTCGCTGGGTGCTCAAATCCCGCACCCGAGCCGGTTGGGTCGCCCGGACGAGTACGCGGATCTGGTGGCCGCGGTGGTCGGCAACCCGATGCTCAACGGCGAAACGATCCGCCTGGACGGCGCACTCAGAATGGGTCCGGCGTGA
- a CDS encoding MarR family transcriptional regulator: MATAADTELEQTTLHLVNLIAYSAHNRTYRRRFALVTGLDLPGAEIETVTALTGTPMTTGALAERLRIDITQASRQVARLAALGLAEKERDPADRRRIVVSLTEQAQRRADAWAAVWVNDYALPVDGWATEDVDALGEWLAIVHRVLAPALTSVPERDLPSSWEPTGDENRVRFLRTTVRLARLVGNSHGFQDLLDEARTNLNELTYFTLRDIWRHGPTTVSEIASRLAIDASQASKRVTALREHGLLDEAVDVFDRRSTRLRASRRGTAVVRRIHQNQLAGFLDLLGEVDPASRGRWTTLVKRYVHVLATAEVDERGWLVARGSTARPVTERAAG; this comes from the coding sequence ATGGCGACTGCTGCCGATACCGAGCTGGAGCAGACGACGCTGCACCTCGTGAACCTCATCGCGTACTCCGCGCACAACCGCACGTACCGTCGTCGCTTCGCGCTCGTCACCGGGCTCGACCTGCCCGGCGCGGAGATCGAGACGGTCACCGCGCTGACCGGCACCCCGATGACGACCGGCGCGCTCGCCGAGCGGCTCCGGATCGACATCACCCAGGCCAGCCGCCAGGTAGCCCGACTCGCGGCCCTGGGACTCGCCGAGAAGGAGCGCGACCCCGCCGATCGGCGTCGCATCGTGGTCTCGCTGACCGAGCAGGCACAACGGCGCGCCGACGCGTGGGCGGCGGTCTGGGTCAACGACTACGCGCTTCCCGTCGACGGTTGGGCCACCGAGGACGTCGACGCCCTCGGGGAGTGGCTGGCGATCGTCCATCGTGTGCTCGCGCCGGCGCTCACGTCGGTGCCGGAGCGGGACCTGCCGTCGAGTTGGGAACCGACCGGCGATGAGAACCGGGTTCGGTTCCTGCGGACGACCGTGCGTCTGGCCCGGCTGGTAGGTAACTCGCACGGTTTCCAAGACCTCCTGGACGAGGCCCGAACCAACCTGAACGAGCTGACGTACTTCACGCTCCGCGACATCTGGCGGCATGGGCCGACGACGGTCTCCGAGATCGCGTCCCGCCTGGCCATCGACGCGTCCCAAGCCAGCAAGCGGGTGACCGCGCTGCGGGAGCACGGCCTGCTCGACGAAGCGGTGGACGTGTTCGACCGGCGCAGCACCCGGCTGCGGGCGTCGCGGCGAGGTACCGCGGTCGTACGTCGCATTCATCAGAACCAGCTCGCCGGTTTCCTCGATCTGCTCGGAGAAGTCGACCCGGCGTCCCGCGGGCGCTGGACGACGCTGGTCAAGCGCTACGTCCACGTGCTGGCCACCGCCGAGGTGGACGAGCGGGGGTGGCTGGTGGCACGCGGCAGCACGGCGCGCCCGGTGACCGAGCGCGCCGCCGGCTGA
- a CDS encoding NAD(P)/FAD-dependent oxidoreductase — MTAGRAGLLVVGASQAGVQLASRLRELGYSSPIRLIGEETHPPYQRPPLSKALLTGAATAESLTLRNAEYYRDQRITVTLGERVGGVEFSGGGSGIARASSGARYPFDRLVLATGARPRRLDLPGADADGVLYLRDLDSALRLRDRLSRARVVVVVGGGFIGLEAAATARAQGRQVAVVEAGPQLMGRALGAPTASYLLDAHRAAGIDFHLGTAPRRIVTADGAATGVELADGIVLDADVVLVGVGVVPRDELARAAGLDCADGVVVDRRSLASDGVTVAVGDCANLPDPTPGAAETSRLRLESVDNAVEQANAAAWTVLGEDRTYRSVPWFWSDQGAFKLQIAGLRQLGDDALVRPGAKPGRRTTLYYRGDRLVAAECVNAPADFLQVKKALADERHPPRAVVADPSVPLKSILADASALA; from the coding sequence GTGACCGCAGGGCGGGCGGGCCTGCTGGTCGTCGGTGCCTCCCAGGCCGGCGTCCAGCTCGCCAGCCGCCTGCGGGAACTCGGGTACTCCTCGCCGATCCGCCTGATCGGCGAGGAGACCCACCCGCCCTACCAGCGTCCGCCGCTGTCGAAGGCGTTGCTGACCGGGGCGGCGACCGCCGAGTCGCTCACGTTACGCAATGCGGAGTACTACCGCGATCAGCGCATCACGGTGACGCTGGGCGAGCGGGTGGGGGGTGTCGAGTTCTCCGGCGGCGGGTCGGGCATCGCCCGGGCTTCCAGCGGCGCGCGCTACCCGTTCGACCGGCTGGTGCTCGCGACCGGCGCGCGACCCCGACGGCTCGACCTGCCGGGCGCCGACGCGGACGGGGTGCTGTACCTGCGTGATCTCGACTCGGCACTGCGGCTTCGGGACCGACTGTCCCGGGCGCGCGTGGTGGTGGTGGTCGGGGGCGGCTTCATCGGGCTGGAGGCGGCCGCGACCGCCCGGGCACAGGGCCGGCAGGTCGCGGTCGTGGAAGCCGGCCCCCAGCTGATGGGGCGTGCACTCGGGGCGCCGACGGCGTCGTACCTCCTCGACGCGCACCGCGCCGCCGGGATCGACTTCCACCTCGGCACTGCGCCGCGGCGAATCGTCACCGCGGACGGCGCCGCGACCGGCGTCGAACTCGCCGACGGGATCGTGCTCGACGCCGACGTGGTGCTCGTCGGCGTGGGCGTCGTGCCCCGCGACGAGCTGGCCCGGGCGGCCGGCCTGGACTGCGCCGACGGCGTCGTGGTCGACCGTCGTTCGCTTGCGTCCGACGGCGTCACCGTGGCGGTGGGGGACTGCGCGAACCTGCCGGATCCCACGCCGGGCGCGGCGGAGACGTCGCGCCTGCGGTTGGAGAGCGTCGACAACGCCGTCGAGCAGGCGAACGCGGCGGCGTGGACCGTCCTCGGCGAGGACCGCACCTACCGGAGCGTTCCCTGGTTCTGGTCGGATCAGGGGGCATTCAAGCTGCAGATCGCCGGCCTGCGGCAGCTCGGCGACGACGCGCTGGTCCGGCCGGGCGCCAAGCCCGGACGGAGGACGACGCTCTACTACCGGGGCGACCGGCTGGTCGCGGCCGAGTGCGTCAACGCGCCCGCCGATTTCTTGCAGGTGAAGAAGGCGTTGGCAGACGAGCGGCATCCGCCGCGAGCGGTCGTGGCCGATCCATCTGTGCCCTTGAAGTCGATCCTCGCCGACGCGTCCGCCCTCGCGTAG
- a CDS encoding 2Fe-2S iron-sulfur cluster-binding protein: MPKVFYTQPDGAERVVDGKVGDSVMRTAVQNGVAGIVGQCGGVLSCATCHVFLAEGELDAYPPVSEDEDEMLDCAATDREPNSRLSCQLVLREGTDVHVTIPPEQL; this comes from the coding sequence ATGCCAAAGGTCTTCTACACCCAGCCGGACGGCGCGGAACGCGTCGTCGACGGCAAGGTCGGTGACTCCGTGATGCGCACCGCCGTGCAGAACGGCGTCGCCGGCATCGTCGGGCAGTGCGGGGGAGTGCTCTCCTGCGCGACCTGCCACGTCTTCCTCGCCGAGGGGGAGCTCGACGCCTACCCGCCGGTGAGCGAGGACGAGGACGAGATGCTCGACTGCGCGGCCACCGATCGGGAGCCCAACTCGCGGCTGTCGTGCCAGCTCGTGCTGCGCGAGGGGACCGACGTGCACGTGACGATCCCGCCGGAGCAGCTGTGA
- a CDS encoding cytochrome P450, giving the protein MTETTERAYPPGTEYPFGPRPVHEAAEQYHRIAADRPMTKMTMPFGGDVWVIHRNQAARDMLGDTRFVREPFRTGERVVPYFVEFPDFLKTTIQFEDPPHHTKLRRLVQRSISPKRVRAMRESAVEFANHLIDEMVSKGSPANLVEEYALGLPIQMLSNLLGVPPEDRPKFERWAASTLATANMPEERIANDMLELIGYMSGLIEERRREPREDLLSDLANARDKDESLTDDEIMPIALILIIAGFDNTANFISTGVAALLHHDAQRELLLTDVDGLMPTAVEEILRHGGWALGTPVGGGGGLVPFVATEDVVIDGQLIAAGEAVLIDPTAVAHDGIVLPDDAEFDITRQNNPQLTLSYGLHHCLGAPLARMEMQVGIGELFKRLPQLRLAGEIRWNRDHLSQPMVELPVAW; this is encoded by the coding sequence ATGACCGAAACCACCGAGCGGGCCTATCCGCCCGGCACCGAGTACCCGTTCGGGCCGCGGCCCGTGCACGAGGCCGCCGAGCAGTACCACCGGATCGCGGCCGACCGGCCGATGACGAAGATGACGATGCCGTTCGGCGGGGACGTCTGGGTCATCCACCGGAACCAGGCGGCGCGCGACATGCTGGGCGACACCCGATTCGTCCGGGAGCCGTTCCGCACCGGCGAGCGGGTCGTGCCGTACTTCGTCGAGTTCCCCGACTTCCTCAAGACGACGATCCAGTTCGAGGACCCGCCGCACCACACCAAGCTCCGCCGGCTGGTGCAGCGGTCGATCTCGCCGAAGCGCGTCCGGGCGATGCGTGAGTCCGCGGTGGAGTTCGCCAACCACCTGATCGACGAGATGGTCTCCAAGGGCAGTCCGGCCAACCTGGTCGAGGAGTATGCGCTGGGTCTGCCGATCCAGATGCTGAGCAACCTGCTCGGCGTGCCGCCGGAGGACCGGCCGAAATTCGAGCGGTGGGCGGCGTCGACGCTGGCGACGGCGAACATGCCGGAGGAACGGATCGCCAACGACATGCTCGAGCTCATCGGCTACATGAGCGGGCTGATCGAGGAGCGGCGACGCGAACCGCGCGAAGACCTGCTGAGCGACCTGGCCAACGCCCGGGACAAAGACGAGTCGCTCACCGACGACGAGATCATGCCGATCGCGCTGATCCTGATCATCGCCGGCTTCGACAACACCGCGAACTTCATCTCCACCGGCGTCGCCGCCCTGCTGCACCACGACGCCCAGCGGGAGCTCCTGCTCACCGACGTCGACGGGCTGATGCCCACCGCGGTCGAGGAGATCCTGCGGCACGGCGGCTGGGCGCTCGGCACGCCGGTCGGTGGAGGCGGCGGGTTGGTGCCGTTCGTGGCCACCGAGGACGTCGTGATCGACGGGCAGCTCATCGCCGCAGGCGAAGCCGTCCTCATCGATCCGACGGCGGTCGCGCACGACGGCATCGTCCTGCCCGACGACGCGGAGTTCGACATCACCCGCCAGAACAACCCGCAACTCACGCTCAGCTACGGCCTCCACCACTGTCTCGGCGCGCCGCTGGCCCGGATGGAGATGCAGGTCGGCATCGGTGAGCTGTTTAAGCGCCTGCCCCAGTTGCGGCTGGCGGGCGAGATCAGGTGGAACCGCGATCACCTCAGCCAGCCGATGGTGGAACTCCCGGTCGCCTGGTAG
- a CDS encoding SDR family NAD(P)-dependent oxidoreductase: MNELRFDGRVVVVTGAGRGIGRAHALLLASRGASVVVSDLGARTDGAGVDGDAPAAAVVDEITAQGGTAVASRADVSTEDGAASVVQTAVDTYGRLDAVINNAGIVRTAAFDEVSVEEYQRHLDVHFFGSLFVARAAWPHLRDSGSGRIVNTISAAMLGNPGMTHYGSSKGAVFGLTRNLALEGAAVGIRVNALAPGAGTRMAEASADGLPPEILEYMRTSLKSEQVAPVAAYLVHPDCAVTGEVFNVAGGIVNRMAIVNTTGFTDPDLTLETVAARFAEVMEITPDAAPQVVAPATLPTA, encoded by the coding sequence ATGAACGAGCTTCGCTTCGACGGCCGCGTGGTCGTCGTCACCGGCGCCGGCCGCGGCATCGGCCGCGCGCACGCGCTCCTGCTCGCCAGCCGCGGCGCGTCGGTCGTGGTGAGCGACCTCGGCGCCCGCACCGACGGCGCCGGCGTCGACGGCGACGCCCCGGCCGCCGCGGTCGTCGACGAGATCACCGCGCAGGGCGGGACCGCGGTCGCGTCCCGTGCCGACGTGTCCACGGAGGACGGCGCGGCCTCCGTCGTGCAGACCGCGGTCGACACCTACGGTCGGCTGGACGCGGTGATCAACAACGCCGGCATCGTCCGCACCGCCGCGTTCGACGAGGTATCGGTCGAGGAGTACCAGCGCCACCTCGACGTCCACTTCTTCGGCTCGCTGTTCGTGGCGAGAGCTGCCTGGCCGCACCTGCGCGACTCCGGCAGCGGGCGGATCGTCAACACGATCTCCGCCGCGATGCTCGGCAATCCCGGGATGACCCACTACGGCAGCTCGAAGGGCGCGGTCTTCGGGCTCACCCGCAACCTCGCGCTGGAGGGCGCGGCGGTCGGCATCCGGGTCAACGCGCTCGCGCCGGGGGCGGGTACCCGGATGGCCGAGGCGAGCGCCGACGGACTGCCGCCGGAGATTCTCGAGTACATGCGCACGTCGCTCAAGTCCGAGCAGGTCGCGCCGGTCGCCGCCTACCTGGTGCACCCCGACTGCGCGGTCACCGGCGAGGTGTTCAACGTCGCGGGCGGCATCGTCAACCGGATGGCGATCGTCAATACGACCGGCTTCACCGACCCGGACCTGACGCTGGAGACGGTCGCCGCCCGGTTCGCCGAGGTCATGGAGATCACCCCGGACGCCGCTCCCCAGGTCGTCGCGCCCGCGACGCTGCCGACCGCCTGA
- a CDS encoding SMP-30/gluconolactonase/LRE family protein yields the protein MVDAVSEAVRNARSIPARELARGFSWPECPRWHDGAFYFSDMYNHTVLAVAEDGSTSVFIDARERDAATDVEVVLGGFGWLPDGRVLVTSMHEKLVLVWDGTALETWADLSDLAPGPINDMVVDADGRAYVTQLGFDLFNGAEVAASDLLVVEPDRSVRALSDVGSFLGANGIAITADGTRLITVEAFASRVEVLDRAADGTLSNRRTFAAAPFLPDGICLDDEGGVWAAMPGSGYVVRIVEGGTVTDAVAIPLESGFGSACGLGGTDRRTLYVTVGLEVMDFAKSRAEGLASIWVADVAVSGGKNRP from the coding sequence ATGGTGGATGCTGTCTCCGAGGCCGTGCGGAACGCCCGGTCGATCCCTGCCCGCGAGTTGGCCCGCGGTTTCTCCTGGCCGGAGTGCCCGCGCTGGCACGACGGGGCGTTCTACTTCAGCGACATGTATAACCACACCGTCCTGGCGGTGGCCGAGGACGGCAGCACGTCGGTCTTCATCGATGCCCGCGAGCGGGACGCCGCGACCGACGTCGAGGTGGTCCTGGGCGGCTTCGGCTGGTTACCGGACGGCCGGGTGCTGGTCACCTCGATGCACGAGAAGCTGGTCCTGGTCTGGGACGGCACCGCGCTGGAGACCTGGGCCGACCTCTCTGACCTGGCGCCGGGTCCGATAAACGACATGGTCGTCGACGCCGACGGCCGCGCGTACGTCACCCAGCTCGGCTTCGATCTGTTCAACGGCGCGGAGGTGGCCGCGTCGGACCTTCTGGTGGTCGAGCCCGACCGCAGCGTCCGTGCACTCAGCGACGTCGGCTCGTTCCTGGGCGCCAACGGGATCGCGATCACCGCGGACGGGACTCGGCTGATCACGGTGGAGGCGTTCGCGAGCCGCGTGGAGGTGCTCGACCGGGCCGCCGACGGCACGCTGAGCAACCGGCGGACGTTCGCCGCGGCTCCGTTCCTGCCCGACGGGATCTGCCTCGACGACGAGGGTGGGGTCTGGGCGGCGATGCCCGGCAGCGGCTACGTCGTCCGGATCGTCGAGGGCGGGACCGTGACCGACGCGGTGGCGATTCCGCTCGAGAGCGGCTTCGGCTCGGCGTGCGGGCTGGGCGGCACGGACCGTCGGACGCTCTACGTCACGGTCGGCCTCGAGGTCATGGACTTCGCGAAGTCGCGGGCCGAGGGCCTCGCGTCGATCTGGGTGGCTGACGTCGCGGTCAGCGGCGGCAAGAACCGGCCGTGA
- a CDS encoding enoyl-CoA hydratase-related protein: MAAEPPVLVDDALGVRVITLNRPHVRNALDSEATRLLRHAVSELDERPDLKAGVLTGAGGTFCSGMDLTAFAAGEIDVTAGEGPSDLLPPTATPLLAAVEGWAAGGGLELALACDAVVAATDARLGLPEVRHGLFAAGGGLRSLAATMPRGAAMLLALTGEPMSAVDARARGLVAALTPPGQAVSEARRLAGLIARHPARGVEATKELLQLAYAGPQLPFTERQHALLGEVFTEYLTTSI; encoded by the coding sequence ATGGCCGCCGAGCCACCGGTCCTGGTCGACGACGCGCTCGGTGTCCGGGTGATCACGCTGAACCGGCCGCACGTCCGGAACGCGCTGGACAGCGAGGCCACGCGGTTGCTCCGGCACGCGGTCAGCGAGCTGGACGAGCGGCCGGATCTCAAGGCCGGTGTACTCACGGGCGCCGGCGGGACGTTCTGTTCGGGCATGGACCTGACCGCGTTCGCGGCCGGCGAGATCGACGTGACCGCGGGGGAGGGGCCCAGCGATCTGCTGCCCCCGACCGCGACGCCGTTGCTCGCGGCCGTCGAGGGTTGGGCGGCCGGTGGCGGCCTGGAGCTGGCATTGGCCTGCGACGCGGTGGTCGCCGCCACCGACGCGCGGTTGGGGCTGCCCGAGGTCCGGCACGGCCTGTTCGCGGCCGGCGGAGGTCTGCGGTCGCTGGCGGCGACCATGCCGCGCGGTGCCGCGATGCTCCTGGCGCTGACCGGAGAGCCGATGAGCGCGGTCGATGCGCGTGCGCGGGGACTGGTCGCCGCGCTCACCCCACCGGGGCAGGCCGTGTCCGAGGCCCGCCGGCTCGCCGGGTTGATCGCACGTCACCCGGCCCGAGGCGTCGAGGCCACCAAGGAGCTGCTGCAACTCGCCTACGCCGGCCCGCAGCTGCCGTTCACCGAACGGCAGCACGCGCTGCTCGGTGAGGTCTTCACCGAATACTTGACGACAAGCATCTAA
- a CDS encoding class I adenylate-forming enzyme family protein, translating to MNIVSLLDIVASVEPDRVALGDRRSGLTYGQLRERVGVAAAALAGQPERPVLYAGTATIAFPVALFAAAVAGRPFAPISYRLAKAPFEALVADQAPALLIADERTLRGVALADGVDVVETAAYAAAVPDLAPVEPEHDPEAPAVLLHTSGTTGKPKVAILRHRHLTSYVLGGTELLSAGADEAALVSVPPYHIAGVAGLLTGLYSGRRIVQLPNFDPDAWVALAAEQQVTHAMLVPTMLARIIDVLERDGTALPALRHLSYGGGRMPLPVIEKALELLPHVNFVNGYGLTETTSSIAVLGPDEHREARSSTDPSVRRRLGSVGRPLPSVEIVVRDPVGTDLPAGERGELWVRGPQVSGEYASGSRIDADGWFRTRDAGWIDDDGYVYVEGRLDDVIVRGGENLSPGEIEDVIAAHPDVDEAVVFGVPDDQWGEVAVAAVVPRPGVALDEGTVQRWVAERLRSTRVPERVLIRAELPRNEMGKLLRRVLRAEATPPAVVS from the coding sequence ATGAACATCGTCAGCCTGCTGGACATCGTCGCGTCGGTCGAGCCGGACCGGGTCGCGCTCGGCGACCGTCGCTCCGGCCTTACCTACGGTCAGCTGCGCGAGCGGGTCGGCGTCGCGGCGGCGGCGCTGGCCGGGCAACCCGAGAGGCCGGTGCTCTACGCCGGGACGGCGACGATCGCCTTCCCCGTGGCGCTGTTCGCGGCGGCCGTGGCGGGCCGTCCGTTCGCGCCGATCAGCTACCGGCTGGCCAAGGCGCCGTTCGAGGCCCTGGTCGCCGACCAGGCGCCCGCGCTGCTGATCGCCGACGAGCGCACGCTCCGGGGCGTCGCACTCGCCGACGGCGTCGACGTGGTCGAGACCGCGGCCTACGCCGCGGCCGTCCCCGACCTCGCGCCGGTCGAGCCGGAGCACGATCCGGAGGCACCGGCGGTGCTGCTGCACACCAGCGGTACCACCGGCAAGCCGAAGGTCGCGATTCTGCGGCACCGTCACCTCACCTCCTACGTGCTGGGCGGCACCGAACTGCTCTCGGCGGGCGCCGACGAGGCCGCGCTGGTGAGCGTCCCGCCGTACCACATCGCCGGGGTCGCCGGCCTGCTCACCGGCCTCTACAGCGGACGCCGGATCGTTCAGCTGCCGAATTTCGACCCGGACGCCTGGGTGGCGCTCGCCGCCGAGCAGCAGGTCACCCACGCGATGCTGGTGCCGACGATGCTGGCCCGCATCATCGACGTGCTCGAGCGCGACGGCACCGCGTTGCCCGCGCTGCGGCACCTGTCGTACGGCGGCGGCCGGATGCCGCTCCCGGTGATCGAGAAGGCGCTCGAGCTCCTGCCGCACGTGAACTTCGTCAACGGGTACGGCCTGACCGAGACGACGTCGTCGATCGCGGTGCTCGGGCCCGACGAGCACCGCGAGGCGCGGTCCTCGACCGACCCGTCGGTGCGGCGGAGGCTCGGATCGGTGGGGCGTCCGTTGCCGTCGGTGGAGATCGTGGTGCGCGACCCCGTGGGCACCGACCTCCCGGCCGGAGAACGCGGTGAGCTATGGGTGCGCGGCCCTCAGGTCTCCGGCGAGTACGCCTCCGGCTCGCGCATCGACGCCGACGGGTGGTTCCGCACCCGGGACGCGGGCTGGATCGACGACGACGGGTACGTCTATGTGGAGGGGCGCCTCGACGACGTCATCGTCCGCGGCGGCGAGAACCTCTCGCCGGGCGAGATCGAGGACGTGATCGCCGCCCATCCGGACGTCGACGAGGCCGTGGTCTTCGGTGTGCCGGACGACCAGTGGGGGGAGGTGGCCGTCGCCGCGGTCGTCCCTCGCCCGGGCGTCGCGCTCGACGAGGGAACGGTCCAGCGGTGGGTGGCCGAGCGCCTGCGCTCGACGCGGGTGCCCGAGCGGGTGCTGATCCGCGCCGAGCTGCCCCGCAACGAGATGGGCAAGCTGCTGCGGCGCGTGCTGCGCGCGGAGGCCACACCGCCGGCGGTGGTCTCCTGA
- a CDS encoding FAS1-like dehydratase domain-containing protein, producing MSRITTLDVFEKEYREGLGQPLTPKPWREVTPEWLRRHGDGSGDFNPLYRDPVYARDGRYHQLVGSPSFVFSMNFGANASIWGHIPPADVAMKDLSILYLGADIEWYRPVWVGDRVRSIETPVDVTPTTMRQLGEALICSGRTEYFNHRAEPVARVTNRMLRFVNPGKGVQASDTGDKPRVAPDPLVWERTRRGAQPRYWDDVQVGEELPELPKGTYTTTELYLFTYGSLSTNRARYVDAGTIDMGAGGRADPEYARANRSQATSFDYGPQRIAWLTQVVSDWMGDHGDLVRLSSQLRRPNLIGDTNTVYAQVSRVLDADEFGGEVEIEAAVVNQDEVSTATATAVVRLPRPGALPDHSVLFAPEKSAEPGLYG from the coding sequence ATGAGTCGCATCACCACACTCGACGTGTTCGAGAAAGAGTACCGCGAGGGCCTGGGACAGCCGCTGACGCCGAAGCCCTGGCGCGAGGTCACGCCAGAGTGGCTGCGTCGGCACGGCGACGGCTCCGGCGATTTCAACCCGCTCTACCGCGACCCGGTGTACGCCCGGGACGGCCGGTACCACCAACTCGTCGGCTCTCCCTCGTTCGTCTTCTCGATGAACTTCGGCGCGAACGCCTCGATCTGGGGCCACATCCCGCCCGCGGACGTCGCGATGAAGGACCTGAGCATCCTCTACCTCGGCGCCGACATCGAGTGGTACCGGCCGGTCTGGGTCGGCGACCGGGTCCGCTCGATCGAGACGCCGGTCGACGTCACTCCGACGACGATGCGGCAGCTCGGTGAGGCGTTGATCTGCTCGGGGCGTACCGAGTACTTCAATCACCGCGCCGAGCCGGTCGCCCGGGTCACCAACCGGATGCTGCGCTTCGTCAACCCCGGGAAGGGTGTGCAAGCCAGCGATACCGGGGACAAGCCGCGGGTCGCCCCCGATCCGCTGGTGTGGGAGCGGACCCGCCGGGGCGCACAACCGCGGTACTGGGACGACGTCCAGGTCGGCGAGGAGCTTCCGGAGCTGCCGAAGGGCACCTACACCACCACGGAGCTCTACCTGTTCACCTACGGCTCGCTGAGCACGAACCGGGCGCGTTACGTCGACGCGGGCACGATCGACATGGGAGCCGGTGGGCGCGCGGACCCCGAGTACGCCCGCGCGAACCGGTCCCAGGCGACCAGCTTCGACTACGGTCCGCAGCGGATCGCCTGGCTCACGCAGGTCGTCAGCGACTGGATGGGGGACCACGGCGACCTGGTACGGCTCTCGTCCCAGCTGCGCCGCCCCAACCTCATCGGCGACACGAACACCGTCTACGCCCAGGTCAGCCGAGTTCTCGACGCCGACGAGTTCGGCGGCGAGGTAGAGATCGAGGCTGCGGTCGTAAACCAGGACGAGGTGTCCACGGCGACGGCGACCGCGGTGGTCCGCCTGCCCCGGCCCGGCGCCCTGCCCGACCACAGCGTCCTGTTCGCGCCGGAGAAGTCCGCCGAACCCGGCCTGTACGGCTGA
- a CDS encoding NUDIX hydrolase encodes MRSAATVVVLRDGPAGVETLLVRRSPDSRTFAGAWVFPGGAVEPADGDPSDTDAVRRAAVRELREETGLVLPPESLRAWSCWIPPSEAPVQVRTWFFLAVAPAQPVTVDGLEITEHAWLTGERALTEHGEGLRALMPPTWMTLHDLRRLRTVEEVLVRTNREPPTYHATVTRTAAGTELVWGSPRSARLRIDRLPWQLLSTSAVPSPEGIRPS; translated from the coding sequence GTGAGGTCGGCAGCGACCGTCGTCGTGCTCCGCGACGGTCCGGCCGGGGTGGAGACCCTCTTGGTCCGGCGCAGCCCGGACAGCCGTACGTTCGCCGGGGCCTGGGTCTTCCCTGGCGGCGCAGTCGAACCGGCCGATGGGGATCCGTCCGACACGGACGCCGTCCGCCGCGCGGCCGTGCGCGAACTGCGCGAGGAGACCGGCCTGGTGCTGCCGCCGGAATCGCTGCGCGCCTGGTCGTGCTGGATCCCGCCGTCCGAAGCGCCGGTGCAGGTGCGGACGTGGTTTTTCCTCGCCGTCGCGCCGGCGCAGCCGGTGACGGTGGACGGGCTCGAGATCACCGAGCACGCCTGGCTCACCGGCGAGCGAGCCCTCACCGAGCACGGCGAAGGGCTGCGCGCGCTGATGCCACCCACCTGGATGACGCTGCACGACCTCCGCCGTCTGCGCACGGTCGAGGAGGTGCTCGTCCGGACGAACCGTGAGCCGCCGACCTATCACGCCACCGTCACCCGCACCGCGGCCGGAACCGAGCTGGTCTGGGGATCGCCGCGCTCCGCCCGCCTGCGCATCGACCGGCTGCCGTGGCAGCTGCTGTCGACCTCCGCTGTCCCGAGTCCCGAGGGGATACGCCCGTCATGA